The Lycium barbarum isolate Lr01 chromosome 11, ASM1917538v2, whole genome shotgun sequence genome contains the following window.
ttttcttctccttttctttttccatcccttttggctttgtgaagacccctatttatagttgcaggggagagctagggtttgtatatgattggttgaaccatgtcatttgaacacttggcgacatttaattggttcttctattgacttgacatgctacgtcacttatgcacgtggcatgattttattggtccttgacttgacttggcgcgccacatcatttgacacgtggcatggaccttgggctaacAGAGTGGGCTtatcatgtgaagtccgacaagatagactagcccaattgaattggtctttcaattaaatccataccaattggacttaagcaattaatcatattatattagcccataatatttgttcggaCGAATATATCTTGGATTTAATATAATTCGCAGTTCTTGTGAGTTTACTTTTGATAAAATTTCGTCATCTACAAATGGCCCCTGCTTCAAGGCTTGTTGAAGTGTCCGACTTGTCGAACTCGAGAGACTAGGCTTGAAGTACCGATAACCCCTTCGTTTTCTTAGGTCGATACATGGCCACATTTGGGCACTTGGTATTACAATCTTTGTAGCCTTTATCCACTAAGACATCCAGCTTGCCACCCTTAGGAATCAATATAATTTGCTTGAAACAAGGAAAGCCAAGCGTTATTAAATTGTGTCCACGTAGATCAAACTAACATTTTGCTGTACCAGCGGAGTACACTTTGAAAGTAGAAAGTGGCTAATGTTTTCATAGCTTTTTGATGCAGATTGTAATTTCGAAAACAATATGCTTCAAATATGCATGGCATCCGATTGTAATTCCCGTTCACCAAGTTATTTACTTTCCATAAGCCTAGACTTTCCATAAATAAGCCTAAACTTTTCATAATTTGCATggtatttccttattatttattAGGGAAACATTGACTTTCCATAAGCCTAGACTTTCCATATATAAAGCCTAAACTTTCCATGATTAGATTGCAACTGGAACAAGGATTTCTTTGTGTAGTCTATGTAGGAACCAAATTTTGACATCTATAAATACACCCCCTTCTCTTGGTGTTTGAGCGTCAATTTGAAGCATCGTCGAGCTGGTTCGACCCATCTCTATTAGGTAAATTTCTTCTTCCATATGTATTTTCGTCACTTTCTTCACAGCTCTGCATGTCTGTGgtagaaaattcatatctcgatgtaggaacgtcgaaatcatgatccgcttgatgtttcggaaactagactcgtagagctACGTCACACGCAGAAACCATGACTCAATTGCATCTATATTTGCTCAGATATTGATCGAGAATCAAACTTTGAGTTCTGGTTCGCTGGTTTATTAGTCTTGCGCGTCCTGACGAAAAATCTTATATATTTACTTAGGAACATCGCAATCCCGAACGGTTTGCGGCGTCGGAAAGAAGACTCATAGAGCTACGTCATATACGAAAACCACAATCAAATTGCTTCTATATTGGCTcaggtatatttttttttaatcagccacagaatctgattttgctttcttggCTTTGGACATGCTCTACGAAACTTACCTGTccccttttttttatttcttttgcagGTCTTTGGGCGCATCTGTACGGCTTTAACTTTAAACAAAGATGATGCACTTTCGTGACCGCGATACACCACGTTCTCATCTAGAGATAGTGAGCGACAAACGAAATTCGAACGCCAAAGTCCTTGCCTTGGAAGTTCAACCTCCAGTGATCGGTGCCTTCTCACTTGACGGAGAGTTTTCTACGCTTCATCTTGCTGAATGGTCTAAAAAGGAGACCAAAGACGTCAGGTGCAACTTCTCAGGCAAGGCCACTGTTATGGACGTCCCTCTATTGAAGTCCGCAATTCATTGAGAAGTCGCGCCCACCGAATCTTCTCATCCCAATGGATGTTTCAACAACTGGAGTGTCCCGCCTTCTGGTTTCGGCAAAGTTTGCTACACACCCGGCTACTGGGAGTGGGTGGAAGATGTGCTTCCTCGCTATAAGGAAGTCTTGGAGCGTGTCAAAGTTTACGATGCCATCTACGCTTCTTTGTTTACATATGATTATGATGACAACGTACTGCATGATTTTTGTGAGCTTTGGCGTCCGTCTACCAATATGCTTTCCACTTTCGTCGGGGAGATTTCTATCTCACTTTGGGACTTACGAACAATTGCAGGAATTCCCATTCACGGATCTCTTTATGATAAAGTTTTTCCTGCGGCGAAAGAATTGACGCAAATGGACAATCAGGGGAAACCATGGCTCCCCAAGAGCTGTCTATACTTGTTTTCAGCCTTTTACAAACTTGCCGAAGGTGGCCGTCATGAGGTGTCCATCCATGATTGGGTGAAATTTTGATTTAGAGGACCAAGCAGGTACGCGGAGCCTCCGCAAAGGGCATCAAAGGGTCGTGCAACGAATCCAAGATTGAATCATAATCCTTCCGGGCATATTGACATGAATTACTTACCACGAACCGATGAGGAGCATGCCCCCTTTGTCGAGCTAGGAGTGGAAGATTCGCTTAGAGATGAGACAAATTTGTCGGCTTTCCTAACATGTTGGCTCTGCAAGTTTGTTCTCCCCCATAAGAAAATTGACTACGTGCGTGCTAGCGTTCTTAAAGTGGCGAGCTTGATGGCTCATGAAGAGAAATTCTCTTTGGCAGTCCCAGTCCTTGCGAGCATATATCGTGGCTTGAGAGAGATCTCTActtctccagacttgaagcaggGGAATATAACTTTCCCCATACACTATGTATATGGCTGGCTAGGAGAATGTTTTAAGACCCATTATTGTGCCAATCACTCACATCGGAGTATACCTTTATGCAAGATTTTTGGCAAGAAGATGGCCAAATACTTCAATATATTTTGACGCCCGAAAGTTGTTTCAACAAGATGATGCCCCCCACTTCCATCATTTGTTGTTGCTACAAGGTAGGGAATTATACTTCACCGATATTGGCGATCTCTCAGATTCATGGAACGATACTATCATAAGCCTTCGTTCGACttttcagctttgcgcttcggtgggagaaaattcataactcggagtacgagcgttggaatcacaagattccaatttctatggaaagaggactcattgatatagaatatatataaaaatcacgGCCAAATTCCTTTTATATTGGTAtagataattctccaaatttcaactctgatgctgccttgttctatttttcagctttgtgcttcggtgggagaaaattcataactcggaaAGTTGTCTGTCTTTTACCGACTGGGAAAGTCGACCATGAGAGTTTCTGTATTTGATAGGTTAGGAGCAATGAAGAATGGAAGCAAGATTCGGAGAAACCACAAGCGTATGAAATCATCAGTTTTTCccaaatctcaaaatatctccaaaGACTTCCGAAGTCTGATCCCTTCTAGGATGAGGCGGCAAACGGATCTTGTGGTCTTATGTGTAGAAGTGATAAAAGCAAAGTCGCATGTTGTGGTCTACACCAAGGAGcgggatgaagatgaagaaagtgTTGGCTCTTCATATCACGTTACTGTACAAGATGAAAGGGATACTTTATCTCCAATAAGGGTTGATGAAGAATTGGAGGATTTTTCTTGGTGTTACCATATATATGTCGATGATGGCGAACCTCAAGAAGATGAAGACGCTAAGGATGCTCCGCCCGAATTTTAAGAAGGGGTAAAAACGACAGTCGACGCATTGAAAGAAGTCAACCTTGGCACTGATGAAGATCCAAGGCCCACTTATGTAAATTCTTTACTTGCAGTCGATGAAGAGAGTGCTTATGTTGAATTACTTAAAGAGTATAAAGATGTATTTGCCTGGAGTTACAAAGAGATGCCTGGCTTAGACCCTAAAGTTGTGTTCCATCATCTCGCTATCAAGAACGGCACACGTCCTATCAAACAAGCACAACGACGTTTCAGGCCAGAATTGGTTCCCTTGATCGAAAATGAAGTTAACAAGCTTATTGAGGTTGGTTTCATTCGTGAAGTTAAGTTCCCCACATGAATGGACAAATTCGAGTATGTGTTGACTTTAGGGATCTCAACAATGCATGCCCTAAGGATGAATTTCCACTTCCCATTGCTGAGCTTATGATTGATGCCACTACTGGATACGAGGCGATGTCCTTCATGGATGACTCATCCGGCTATAACCAGATCCGCATGTCACCTAAGGATGAAGAGCTTACCGCATTCCGCACTCCTAAAGGTATTTATTGCTACAAAGTAATGCCTTTTGGCTTGAAGAATGCTGGAGCAACATACCAAAGAGCTATGCAAAATATCTTCGACAACATGCTTCACAAAAATGCCGAATGTTATGTTGACGATCTGGTGGTAAAATTAAGGAAAAAGAGTGATcacttgcaagacctgagaatggtgttTGACCTACTACGAAGGCACCAACTCAAAATGAATCCCTTGAAGTGTGCATTTGGGGTTACCTTCGGAAAATTCCTTGGCTTTGTCGTTCGACATCGGgggatagaaattgatcaagccaaagtaGATTCAATCGTGAAGATGGCCGAGCCAAGAAACATCCATGAGTTGAAAAGTCTGCAAGGGAAGTTGGCGTATCTTAGGAGATTCATCTCAAATCTAGCAGGGAAATGTCAGCCGttcagtcgtctcatgaagaaaGGTGCTCCTTTTGAATGGGACCAAGCTTGTGCCAAGGCCTTTGAGAGCATCAAAACTTACTTGACCAAACCTCCAGTTCTAGCAGCTCCTGTGCCTGGAAAGCCATTGATACTATACATATCGGCACAAGAAAGTTCAGTTGGAGCACTCTTAGCCCAAGAGAATAGCAAAGGGAAAGAAAATGCCCTTTACTACTTGAGTAGGATGATGACGCCAAATGAGTTGAAGTATTCACCGATTGAAAAGTTGTGTCTGGCCTTAGTCTTCTTGATTCAGAAGATGAAACACTACTTTTAAGCTTATGTAGTTCGGCTTATTTCCAAAGCAAGCCCCATCAAATTTGTGATGTCGAAACCTGTCCTTAGCGACCAACTAGCAAGGTGGTATCTCCAATTTCAACCATTTGAGATTGTATACGTTTCTCAAAAAGCTGTGAAAGGGCAAGCATTGGCGGATTTTCTAGCAGACCATCCGATACCCGATGACTGGGAATTAACTGATGAACTACCTGATGCGGATGCGATGGTCATTGAGATTCAACAGCCTTGGAAGATGTATTTTGATGGTGCTGCACATCGCGAAGGAGCTGGCGCTGGTGTGATATTTGTCACTTCTCAAGAGGAGGTCTTACCGTATTCCTTCACTTTAACACAATGTTGCTCCAACAATGTTGCGGAATATCAAGCACTCATACTTGGGCTTGAAATGGATATTGATATGAAGCAGTTACAATTACAAGTCTTTGGAGATTCTGAATTGGTAATCAATCAATTGTTGGGTACCTACGAGGTCAAAAAGCCAGAATTGCGTCCCTATCATCACTATGCACAAAAATTAATTGGGTGGCTCGGCAACGTAACTCTCCAGCACGtgccaagaaaggaaaataagaagGTTGATGCTTTGGCTTCAACATTGACTTTGCCTGACCAAGCGCAAATCACTATATGCCAGAAATGGATAGTACCGCCGGAGGACAATGAGGATGAAGAAAGCAAACTCGAGCTTCTTGTGGCCGTTTCTGAAGCTGAGAAGGTCGATTGGCGACAAACCATGATCGATTATTTGTGTTATAGCATTCTTCCAGAAGATCCAAAAAGAAAGACTGAAATTCGTCGTCGTGCCCCTCGCTTCCTTTACTACAAAGATACTTTGTATCGTAGATCGTTCGAGGGAGTTCTCTTGCGTTGTCTGGGGAAAGAAGAGGCAACCCAAGCTATGCAAGAAGCGCACTCTGGAGTttgtggatcacatcaatctggGCCAAAACTACACTTTCATATAAAAACGATGGggtattattggccaacaatgGTGAAAGATTGTTTGGACTATGCGCGAAGTTGCAAAGCATGCCAATTTTATGCAAATTTTATACACCAACCTCCTGAGGTGTTACATCCAACTGTtgcatcttggccatttgacgcttgggggCTAGACGTGGTTGGACCGCTACCGAAATCTTCTGGTGGCCACTTGTACATCTTAGCTGCAACggattacttctcaaaatgggctGAGGCTGTCGTCCTCAAAGAAGTAAAAAAGGAGAATGTGGCAAACTTCATTCGAGTAAACATCATCTATCGTTTTGGCATTCCTAGTTATATCATAACAGATAATGGCAAGCCATTCTCCAACAAATTGATGACTAAGATTTGCGAGCTTTTTGGCTTCAAGCAACGAAACTCGTTTATGTATTATGCTGCTGCAAATGGACTACCTGAAGCATTTAACAAGACCTTGTGCAACTTGTTAAAGAAGGTCGTCTCCAAGTCTAAAAGAGATTGGCATGATAGAATGGAAGAAGATCTTTGGGCATACCGAACGACTCATCGCACACCGACTCAAGCAACTCCTTATTCTCTTGTTTACGGAGCTGAAACGGTCCTTCCACTTGAACGCCAAATGCCTTCATTGCGGCTCGCTATCCAATAAGGGCTCACTAAAGAAGAAAATGCTCGTCTACGCCTTGAAGAGTTAGAGGCCcttgatgagaaaaggctggAAGCTCAGCAAAgccttgaatgttatcaagctcATCTTTCCCGTGCTTTCAATAAAAAGGTTCGCCTGAGGTCCTTCCAAGTTGGTGATCAAGTCCTGGCGGTAAGAAGACCTATTATCATATCTCATAAATCTGGAAGCAAGTTCACTTCAAAGTGGGATGGGCCATATGTTGTCCAAGAAGCCTATACAAGTGGTGCTTACAATCTTATAGATGCAGATGGCTTGCGGATCGGTCCCATCAATGGAAAATTCTTGAAGATGTACTATCCTTGAAGCAAGATGATACTCCTGGCCCGCATGAGTTTAAACTGTGTACGGCCCCAAGTGAAAAAAAaagtccgctaggttgaaaacctcgaaagaggcggcctaggaaaaatttaggacaaacaaaaaatgtccgctaggttgaaaacctcgaaaggggcggcctaggcaaaagttaggacaaaaaaaaaaaaaaactttttcagaactacgaaatgacttgatTCTCTTCACCGAGGTAtgtaggcgcttagagtttcattctaagttcagtcgcataaaaaaaaatccttcttaCTTGTTCggaactacgaaatgacttgatcctcttcaccgaggtacgtaggcgcttagagtttcattctaagttcagtcgcatgagtaaatatatatatatatatatatatatatatatatatatacacacacacacatatatagcaTGGCGATATGGGATCGACGCTTGACCTCTTTCAACAAGGAGACAAACATAACTGGAAAGAAGAAGACAATTCACAGCAATTGAAGCCGAAGATGATTATAGTTTGTTTTAAACGCTTCTATCAAGTCGGCATTACTTCTTCAAAGAATGATGCCACTAAAAAAATCTTATGGATGCTCCAATTAGTCGCTCGCCAAAGCTAGAATGTCGCTCCTATGACAAGTTGAGATTTCTTTTACCACAAATGCGCAAAGCTGAAGAGTCGAACAAGATAGATTCTAAGCTGAGCTTAGAGAATTATCTGTACAGATGTAGAAAGCATTTGGAAGTCAATTTTATAAATATTGTAGTTCAATGAGTCGTCTTTCCAACAAAATTGGAATCTCGTCATTTTGGCACTCGTACCCcaagttatgaattttctcccaccgaagcgcaaagctaaaaaaaaacaatagaacaaggcagcatcggagttgaaatttggagaattatctgtacaagTCTAAAATTAATTTGGCCGTggtttttatatatattgtagatcaatgagtcctctttccatagaaattggaatctcgtcatttcggcactcgtaccccgagttatgaattttctcccaccgaagcgcaaagctgaaaaatagaacaaggcagcatcagagttgaaatttggagaattatctgtaccaATATAAAAGGAATTTGGCCGTGATTTTTATATATACTAGTGCACTtctccgcgcttcgcgcggtcaaaAAAGATCTAATTAAATTTGCGATTATTTTTCAAATACCCCAAATATTAAAAATAatcttaatataataaaataaatgtaTAAGCTTATAAATTCAATCGTTATGTATATTTCAAAACTTAAATATTCAAAAACTAAACTAAAAATGAAAACAGATAAAAACATCACCAAAGTTTTTAATGATAATAAAAAAAGTAAACGTAGCAGCACAGTAACGAAAAGTCTAAAACAAAAGTTTCGAAATATCTCATGTgtcattaatatatatatatatatataagagagagAGATATATTTCGAGCTCCCATATACCTGGATAAATTCAAAATTTGTGATGGTAATTCAACTCAAAGGAATTTAATCAGTCAACACTATATATAATAAACCTATAGTCAAACTACTCATGTAAAATACAAGTTCAACACGTGATAAAATCattttattcaaataaaaaatttagcTATTTGAACACAATTCACATCCCTTGGTGTGACCCTTTTCCGGACGCTGTTAACATGAGATGCTTTGTGTACCGAACTGTCCTGCCCTAATTAATAATGTCTAAAAAGAAGTATAACTATACTCATGATATTATTTTTCAAAACTTAAAACCAAACCTTTTGGTTGTTAAATACTTCGAAAATAATGACAATGAAATCAATAGTCAGCTAATTAATGTCTGATGAGAGAATTTCCTTTACAACATCCATATTCATAATAATTTATCATCCCCGTGATCACCAcggaaaaaaaacaaagaaaaaaagagttTCTTACATAAAATAAAGAACAaagaagaaattaaaaaaaaaaaaaacaaacaaatggTCCACATATTGCATATGAAATATAATTCGGCTAAATAGCTAAATTGTAAGAAAACAGTACCTTTGCAAACCATATAATTCATTCTTGCTGGGTGAGTGAAACATAATCGAGGGAATATCTTTAAAATAACCACAAAATATATGGTGTTTCTTTTGACAAAAGAAATTAGATTTATGAGAATAACTAACCTGAATTGTCATCAAAATCTTTTGAGCTCTGTAGAAATCTCCGCACCACAATCTACATAAAAAGAAAAGTGAGTTAAGCAGAAGACTAAACACAAATGAAACAATGTTTAAGCAGAACACAAATGAAACATTTTATGACTGTTGATCTTTTTAAGCTGTGCGAAACTGAAgagaaataaaggaaaagatGTGATTACACGAATTAAGAGGTGTAATTAAGAAACTTAAAATGAGTGACTATTGGTTTTTCTTTTGTGAAGTATAGCacattaattattaatttttaaaatgaggagaaaattcaaaaaaaggagaaaaaagataaataagaatggtgatcatagagaggtgccacatcaccttgtttatgcctagttttatattatatatagattgtatATCAATGAGTCCTCTTTCCATAGAAATTTGAATCTGGTGATTCCAACGCTCGtactccgagttatgaattttcgcccaccgaagcgcaaagctgaaaaGTCGAACGAAGGCTTATGATAGTATCGTTCCATGAATCTGAGAGATCGCCAGTATCGGTGAAGTATAATTCCCTACCTTGTAGCAACACTAAATGATGGAGGTGGGGGGCATCATCTTGTTGAAATAACTTTCGggcataaaaaaaaattgaagtattTGGCCATCTTCTTGCCAAAAATCTTGCATAAAGGTATACTCCGATGTGAGTGATTGGCACAATGATGGGTCTTAAAACATTCTCCTAGCCAGCCATATACATAGTGTATGGGGAAAGTTATATTCCcctgcttcaagtctggagaagTAGAGATCTCTCTCAAGCCACGATATATGCTCGCAAGGACTGGGACTGCCAAAGAGAATTTCCCTCCATGAGCCATGAAGCTCGCCACTTTAAGAACGCTAGCACGCACGTAGTCAATTTTCTTATGGGGGAGAACAAACTTGCAGAGCCAACATGTTAGGAAAGCCGACAAATTTGTCTCATCTCTAAGTGAATCTTCCACTCCTAGCTCGACGAAGGGGGCATGCTCCTCATCGGTTCGTGGTAAGTAATTCATGTCAATATGCCCGGAAGGATTGTGATTCAATCTTGGCTTCGTTGCACGACCCTTTGATGCCCTTTGCGGAGGCTCCGCGTACCTGCTTGGTCCTCTAAATCAAAATTTCACCCAATCATGGATGGACACCTCATGACGGCCACCTTCGGCAAGTTTGTAAAAGGCCGAAAACAAGTATAGACAGCTCTTGGGGAGCCATGGTTTCCCCTGATTGTCCATTTGCGTCAATTCTTTCGCCGCAGGAACAACTTCATCATAAAAAGATCTATGAATGGGAAGTCCTGCAATTGTTCGTAAGTCCCAAAGTGAGATAGAAATCTCCCCGACGAAAGTGGAAAGCATATTGGTAGACGGACGCCAAAGCTCACAAAAAGCATGCAGTACGTTGTCATCATAATCATATGTAAACAAAGAAGCGTAGATGACATCGTAAACTTTGACACGCTCCAAGACTTCCTTATAGCGAGGAAGCACATCTTCCACCCACTCCCAGTAGCTGGGTGTGTAGCAAACTTTGCCGAAACCAGAAGGTGGGACACTCCAGTTGTTGAAACATCCATTGGGATGAGAAGATTCGCTGGGCGCGACTTCTCAATGAATTGCGGACTTCAACAGAGGGACGTCCATAACAGTGGCCTTGCCTGAGAAGTTGCACATGACATCTTTGGTCTCCTTTTTAGACCATTCTGCAAGATGAAGCGTAGAAAACTCTCCATCAAGTGAGAAGGCACCGATCACTGGAGGTTGAACTTCCAAGGCAAGGACTTTGGCGTTCGAATTTCGTTTGTCGCTCACTATCTCTAGATGAGGACGTGGCGTATCGCGGTCACGAAAGTGCATCATCTTTGTTTAAAGTTAAAGCCGTACAGATGCGCCCAAAGACctgcaaaagaaataaaaaaaaggggACAGGTAAGTTTCGTAGAGCATGTCCAAAGccaagaaagcaaaatcagattttgtggctgattaaaaaaaaatatacctgAGCCAATATAGAAGCAATTTGATTGTGGTTTTCGTATATTACGTAGCTCTATGAGTCTTCTTTCGGACGCCGCAAACCGTTCGTGATTGCGATGTTCCTAAGTCAAGATATAAGATTTTTCGTCAGGACGCGCAAGACTAATAAACCAACGAAGCAGAACTCAAAGTCTGATTCTCGATCAATATCTGAGCAAATATAAATGCAATTGGGTCATGGTTTCCACGTGTGACATagctctacgagtctagtttccgaaacatcaagcggatcatgatttcgacgttcgtacatcgagatatgaattttttacCACAGACATGCAGAGCTGTGAAGAAAGTGACGAAAATACATATGAAAGAAGAAAATTACCTGATAGAGATGGGTCGAACCAGCTCGACGATGCTTCAAATTGATGCTCAAACACCAAGAAAAGGGGGTGTATTTATAGATGTCAAAATCTGGTTTCTACATAGACTACACAAAGAAATCCTTGTTCCAGTTGGAATCTAATCATGAAAAGTTTAAGCTTATGGAAAGTTTAGGCTTTATATATGGAAAGTCTAGGCTTATGGAAAGTCAATGTTTCCCTaataaataataaggaaataccATGCAAATTATGAAAAGTTTAAGCTTATTTATGGAAAGTCTAGGCTTATGGAAAGTAAATAACTTGGTGAATGGGAATTACAACCGGATGCCACACATATTTGAAGCATATTGTTTTCGAAATTACAATCTGCATGAAAAAGCTATGAAAACATTAGCCACTTTCTACTTTCAAAGTGTACTCCGCTGGTACAGCAAAATGTTAGTTTGATCTACGTGGACACAATTTAATAACGCTTGGCTTTCCTTGTTTCAAGCAAATTATTTTGATTCCTAAGGGTGGCAAGCTGGATGTCTTAGTGGATAAAGGCTACAAAGATTTTAATACCAAGTGCCCAAATGTGGCCATGTATCGACCCAAGAAAACGAAGGGGTTATCGGTACTTCAAGCCTAGTCTCTCGAGTTCGACAAGTCGGACACTTCAACAAGCCTTGAAGCAGGGGCCATTTGTAGATGACGAAATTTTATCAAAAGTAAACTCACAAGAAATGCGAATTATATTAAATCCAAGATATATTCGtccgaacaaatattatgggctaatataatatgattaattgcttaagtccaattggtatggatttaattgaaagaccaattcaattgggctagtctatcttgtcggacttcacatgataAGCCCACTCTgttagcccaaggtccatgccacgtgtcaaatgacgtggcgcgccaagtcaagtcaaggaccaataaaatcatgccacgtgcataagtgacgcagcatgtcaagtcaatagaagaaccaattaaatgtcgccaagtgttcaaatgacatggttcaaccaatcatatacaaaccctagctctcccctgcaactataaataggggtcttcacaaagccaaaagggatggaaaaagaaaaggagaagaaaaatacatagagaagctctcagccgcaagtcttccgcatactaagaagtcttcgctccaagtggtgagccgcaagtttccatacctctacgtttgtgattaaagctcggctccgtattcgtagtgaaatatcaaaaacaagtgattcgtccattcaagaacaagcaaaagtccttgattgacggccgtatcgtgaggagaagaatcaaaggattacatctttttatttaagatttcataaagattgtaacccccgcgcaaattcttgaaatcaaatattattctttgtcgctatttttcttgtcttgattattattttcaggaatgaaagattagtcgttacagTCATATAGATATGCCGTTAATGAAAGGGCACTTTTTAAGCCTGAAAATAACAATAGGGATCAATTTGATCCAATAAGTGGAAGGAGAATATTTTAAAATCATTTGTAATACCCTAAAGACATTTTTTATTCCATCGGTGGAAGCTAGCCGGGGCAAGTTAATAGGTGAAAAAGAGATACTTCTAAACCATTTTGAATACGTTAAGTGTATCTTTTACCCCTTTGTCAATAGTTTTTTAATTATACTTCTAAACCATTTTGAATACGTTAAGTGTATCTTTTGCCCCTTTGTCAATAGTTTTCTAATCAATCTAATATCTATGTTTGAATAACCATACATCTGTCCATTTGATATATCTTCGCTCAAACGTTATTGATATTAGGcatattttatgattttttttttaattaaaaaaaagaagttaaaacaTCTTTTTTTTAAGAGTATTCGAATCTGACAAAATTGTTGAAGTGTGTGTCAATCTCAGTTAAAGGTTTATGTTCAAAAGAGTAGACTTATTTTTagttaaattattatattttgaaCATGCTCTTCATGTGCGAGTCTAATTCTTTTTCATGTACCACTtacatgtaatttttttttaataatgag
Protein-coding sequences here:
- the LOC132619912 gene encoding uncharacterized protein LOC132619912; its protein translation is MSKPVLSDQLARWYLQFQPFEIVYVSQKAVKGQALADFLADHPIPDDWELTDELPDADAMVIEIQQPWKMYFDGAAHREGAGAGVIFVTSQEEVLPYSFTLTQCCSNNVAEYQALILGLEMDIDMKQLQLQVFGDSELVINQLLGTYEVKKPELRPYHHYAQKLIGWLGNVTLQHVPRKENKKVDALASTLTLPDQAQITICQKWIVPPEDNEDEESKLELLVAVSEAEKVDWRQTMIDYLCYSILPEDPKRKTEIRRRAPRFLYYKDTLYRRSFEGVLLRCLGKEEATQAMQEAHSGVCGSHQSGPKLHFHIKTMGYYWPTMVKDCLDYARSCKACQFYANFIHQPPEVLHPTVASWPFDAWGLDVVGPLPKSSGGHLYILAATDYFSKWAEAVVLKEVKKENVANFIRVNIIYRFGIPSYIITDNGKPFSNKLMTKICELFGFKQRNSFMYYAAANGLPEAFNKTLCNLLKKVVSKSKRDWHDRMEEDLWAYRTTHRTPTQATPYSLVYGAETVLPLERQMPSLRLAIQ